The following proteins are co-located in the Pedobacter sp. FW305-3-2-15-E-R2A2 genome:
- a CDS encoding oligosaccharide flippase family protein has product MSRVVKQTIIYSIGEIVPRILSFLLLPILTQYLSPTDYGITSYTTTIMTFIFVIASLSLNTFLLRNYYLEKTEEGRKEIIGAVFVFICLFNLALLLIQLLVFPVAIKGFGINVPFYPFFLLAIINNFFDVISIIPLVLYRIKENPKAFVILSLSKVILQFLLTYLLVVKMNEGLLGSYMARLYVNIPFALIYCYIIYRNGVFVFRIDKIKAALAFSLPLLPASLSYLIVSVSDRIILERFIPLNKLGIYSVAFTLSLALNIVIQALYKTFEQIIFKKHHDEGFNDLNLKLFKVFSIFVICGGLAISIFSQEIFTIIASENFFVGHELVPAMVVAVSITGLNTYLGTLLIANDKRKLVAVLTTISAVLCIALNLIFVPFFGYWGSIYSTILAVSVITVVSYTKLNLKMNVVYYQIVVLSLIILAPYYLNEATSEMNFFLRVSLKLLFTLIVFFVSFSALKIDIFKEIKLIGIKKK; this is encoded by the coding sequence ATGTCAAGAGTTGTAAAGCAAACTATTATTTATTCTATAGGTGAAATTGTTCCCAGAATACTATCATTCCTACTCTTGCCTATTTTGACTCAGTACTTATCTCCAACTGATTATGGGATAACTAGTTATACCACGACGATAATGACTTTTATTTTCGTTATTGCCAGTTTATCCTTGAATACTTTTTTGTTGAGAAATTACTATCTGGAGAAGACAGAAGAGGGAAGAAAAGAAATTATAGGCGCGGTATTTGTTTTTATTTGTTTATTCAATCTCGCTCTCCTATTAATTCAGTTACTGGTCTTTCCTGTAGCTATCAAAGGATTCGGGATAAACGTCCCTTTTTACCCTTTCTTTCTTTTAGCAATAATTAATAATTTTTTTGATGTTATTTCAATTATTCCTCTGGTACTTTATAGGATAAAAGAAAATCCTAAAGCATTTGTAATCCTTAGCTTATCTAAGGTTATACTGCAGTTTCTGCTGACCTATCTTCTCGTCGTAAAAATGAACGAAGGCCTTCTTGGAAGTTATATGGCAAGGCTTTATGTAAATATACCCTTTGCCTTAATCTATTGTTATATCATATACAGGAATGGAGTTTTTGTGTTTAGGATAGATAAAATTAAGGCTGCACTGGCATTTTCTTTACCGCTCTTACCCGCAAGCTTATCTTATCTGATTGTTTCTGTAAGCGATAGGATTATTTTGGAAAGATTTATTCCATTAAATAAATTAGGGATCTATTCTGTTGCATTTACGCTGTCACTAGCTTTAAACATTGTGATACAGGCCCTCTATAAAACTTTTGAACAGATTATCTTCAAAAAGCATCATGATGAAGGGTTTAATGACTTGAATTTAAAGTTATTTAAAGTCTTTTCTATTTTTGTAATCTGCGGAGGTTTGGCTATATCGATTTTTAGTCAGGAAATATTCACGATCATTGCGTCTGAAAATTTCTTTGTAGGACATGAACTTGTACCTGCTATGGTTGTCGCAGTTAGTATAACTGGATTAAATACTTATCTTGGGACATTGTTGATCGCAAATGATAAACGCAAGCTTGTCGCTGTATTAACTACCATCTCAGCAGTATTGTGCATTGCTCTTAATTTGATTTTTGTGCCATTTTTTGGATATTGGGGCTCCATTTATTCGACTATTTTGGCTGTTTCTGTAATCACTGTTGTTTCCTACACTAAATTAAACTTAAAGATGAATGTAGTGTATTATCAGATAGTGGTTTTATCATTAATTATTTTGGCCCCATATTATCTAAATGAGGCTACTTCCGAAATGAATTTTTTCCTTAGAGTGTCGCTTAAATTATTATTTACGCTAATAGTATTTTTTGTTTCATTTTCTGCTTTAAAGATTGATATCTTTAAGGAGATCAAACTAATAGGGATCAAAAAAAAATAA